DNA from Marinagarivorans cellulosilyticus:
GCGGTCTGTTCCAATCCATAAAATGCCCGTCGAATCTAGATATAGATCTTCATGGATATCGTCTGAAATACTGCGTGGGTCATTCGGGTCGTTTAAGTAGCGAAAAACTTCTTTGGTCTCTGGATTAATACGATAAAGACCTAGCGATGCGGCGGCCCAAATGTGGCCATTTCTATCGGCTTTAATGGCTTGTATGGCGTTTTCTTTTGTCGCGGAAGGGTCTTCGGCGAATGGCACAATGTTATCAAACTGCATGGTTTCTTGGTTTAGCTGGCTTACCCCTGCGCTGGCGCCTAGCCATATGGTGCCATCTTTGGCGGTAAACATGTCGTAGACGGCATCGCTGATTGGAGCGTCACTGTTACCTGTTGCGGTTATTTGGGTGACATGCATGGTATCTGGGTTAAAGCGAACAAGGCCATGGTAGGTTGCTGCCAGCATGTCGCCATTGGCGAGCTCTAAAATACGGTTGTAGTTACCCTGGTTGAAATTTACCTGGGCGCCGTTTTTGGGGTATAGGCGGGTTAGCTCTTCGCGCTCAGGGCTGTACAAATAGAGGCCCCAGCGCGTGCCTACCCATAGCCTATCTTTTGAATCTATGTACAAATCTGAGGCTTGCGATACATCACGAGGGCTGCTTTTATCTTTCTTGTCGGCCTCGATCATAATCTTTTTGAATTCGTACGCGTCGTAGCGCAATAAACCGTTGCGCCCGCCAAACCACATAAAACCATCTTTGTCTTGGGTAAAGGCTTCGACCTCTCCTAAGCCAATATCCTGCTCTGCCATAATATTCTGAAAGATCATTTTTTCAGGGTAATCGGCAGCTATGGTGCTTAAAGGAAGTAATAACGTTAAAAAACAGGCTTTTACGCCGACAAAAATGCTTGAACGCAACATTGTTAATTCTCGTTGATATTCATGGTTTGCTTCTGCATAGTCGCAGAAGTGGCCGTATGCGGCATGAGTAATCAGGGTTATCAATTAAAGAATAGCCGCTGTATGAACATTTGCGAAAAAGCTTATTTGTTTTTGTAATTCGTATTTTTTAATTACTTTTTGGGGAAAATAGGCAAGCCTTTAGATAAATATTGCAGCTTGGGAAGGGGGTGTTCGTGCATGCGGCTAGTTGGCGATAGCTATTTAGTGATAGCTATTTAGGAATGGCAGGCATAAAAAAGCCCCAACCGTGTGGGGCTTAGAATATTTGCGGAAGGCAAGGGCTGTTTAAGCCTCGCAGCCTTCTAGCTCGGCGACTATAGCGTTACCCGTGGCAGATACTGTGATATTGGCACTTTTCGTGCCCTCTAGCTTCATTCCGTTCTTCACGGCTACATCTGTCACCATGTTGGCGTCTTGTGTTTGTGCTGCTTGGCGCAATTGCTCTAGCGCATTTTGCTTACCTTGCTTCAAGGCTGCGAGCACTTTGGGGCTTTTGCGGCCTATAAACTTACCGTTTTCGAACAACTCTGGTGTTAGCGCAATACTAAGCACGCACTCGGCACTAACGTCGCCCATTTCTGCAAGCACGGTTTGCTCTGCTTTTGGCTTTGTTGTTAGCACAATATTGGCGCTTTCTATCGCTTGCTTGGGTTCTTCGGCAGCGGCTACAGGGGCTGGCGCTTCAGCGGGTACTGGCTCTTGTGTCGGTTCTGGGCTGGCTTGTGTTGCTGGCGCTTCTTCATGCTCTGTCACAATGTATTGTGTGGCAGGGTCTTTAAGCTTCACTTTGAATTCTTTTGCTGGCGGTACTTCTGTGGGGGCTTCAGCTGAATTGGCTTTGGAGCGCTTGCCTCCCTCGTGTTCAAAAAAACAATGAGGGCATATATGGCTGGCGCGGTACATGCCGCCATTCATGGGTTTGCTACAGCTTTGGCAAGGTTTAGTTAAAGATTGCATATTTATTCACTATTGGTTTCTGCAAAAAAGTGTGCAAATTTTAGGCTATATTGCACGCCCGCTCAAGAAGTGGCCTCACAAATTTGTCAATATTGGTCAATTATTATCGCTAATAACTAAAAGATCTAAACAAAGTGTCAATTTATTGTGCATTGATGTGGCGCTGCGGCTAAAGGCCCGAATCTTATATGGGCAACTCTAAACACAGTGGTCTTTTC
Protein-coding regions in this window:
- a CDS encoding heavy metal-binding domain-containing protein; translated protein: MQSLTKPCQSCSKPMNGGMYRASHICPHCFFEHEGGKRSKANSAEAPTEVPPAKEFKVKLKDPATQYIVTEHEEAPATQASPEPTQEPVPAEAPAPVAAAEEPKQAIESANIVLTTKPKAEQTVLAEMGDVSAECVLSIALTPELFENGKFIGRKSPKVLAALKQGKQNALEQLRQAAQTQDANMVTDVAVKNGMKLEGTKSANITVSATGNAIVAELEGCEA